Proteins encoded in a region of the Pseudomonas putida genome:
- a CDS encoding peptidase C39 family protein codes for MIGGQSRALPAWRWNKRVSMEQHSVKTAYRRLLAACLMAATLAGCASAPPANLKGLPQRVEISSVPFYRGNANHSGAMALAAVLSQQGAPITPGLLDKPLNLPQGAEALDTGIPRVARDYGMVVYPLDKQLDALLTQVAAGNPVLLRYEEGSAWWGEPRYAVLIGYDRYKQRVLLRSGMHRRQVMAFDEFASAWAKQGSWAVLVQPPRQLPAQVDRQRWLMAADELAKAGQEVAAKQAVNSLNK; via the coding sequence ATGATCGGTGGCCAGAGCCGGGCGCTGCCTGCCTGGCGTTGGAACAAGCGAGTGTCCATGGAGCAACATTCCGTCAAAACCGCCTACCGACGGCTGCTGGCCGCCTGTCTGATGGCTGCCACCCTGGCCGGTTGTGCCAGCGCACCGCCTGCCAACCTCAAGGGCTTGCCTCAGCGAGTGGAGATCAGCAGCGTGCCGTTCTACCGTGGCAACGCCAACCACAGCGGGGCTATGGCACTGGCGGCCGTGCTGTCGCAACAGGGGGCTCCGATCACACCGGGGCTTCTGGACAAACCGTTGAACCTGCCCCAGGGCGCCGAAGCGCTGGATACCGGTATCCCCCGCGTGGCGCGGGACTACGGCATGGTGGTATACCCGCTGGACAAACAACTGGACGCGCTGTTGACCCAAGTGGCGGCGGGCAACCCAGTGCTGCTGCGTTACGAGGAAGGTTCGGCCTGGTGGGGTGAGCCGCGTTATGCGGTGCTGATCGGTTATGACCGTTACAAGCAGCGGGTGTTGTTGCGCTCGGGCATGCACCGGCGGCAGGTGATGGCATTCGATGAGTTTGCCTCGGCGTGGGCGAAGCAGGGGAGCTGGGCGGTGCTGGTGCAGCCACCGCGACAATTGCCGGCCCAGGTGGATCGCCAGCGCTGGTTGATGGCTGCCGATGAGCTGGCCAAGGCGGGGCAGGAAGTTGCAGCGAAACAGGCGGTGAATAGCCTGAACAAATGA
- a CDS encoding NAD(P)/FAD-dependent oxidoreductase, translated as MANTPYPQSYYAASANPVPPRPALQGEVETDVCIIGAGYTGLSSALFLLENGFKVSIVEAAKVGFGASGRNGGQIVNSYSRDIDVIERTVGPKQAQLLGHMAFEGGRIIRERVAKYNIQCDLKDGGVFAAITSKQMGHLESQKRLWERFGHNQLELMDQKRIREVVACDSYVGGMLDMSGGHIHPLNLALGEAAAVESLGGIIYEQTPAVRIERGANPVVHTPQGKVRAKFIIVAGNAYLGNLVPELAAKSMPCGTQVITTEPLGEELARTLLPQDYCVEDCNYLLDYYRLTSDKRLIFGGGVVYGARDPANIEAIIRPKMLKAFPQLKNVKIDYAWTGNFLLTLSRLPQVGRIGDNIYYSQGCSGHGVTYTHLAGKVLAEALRGQAERFDAFAGLPHYPFPGGQMLRVPFSAIGAWYYSLRDRLGF; from the coding sequence ATGGCTAACACCCCCTACCCCCAGTCCTACTACGCCGCCTCGGCCAACCCGGTGCCGCCACGTCCGGCGCTGCAGGGTGAGGTGGAAACCGATGTATGCATCATCGGCGCCGGCTACACCGGCCTGTCCAGCGCCCTGTTCCTGCTCGAGAACGGCTTCAAGGTGAGCATCGTCGAAGCGGCCAAGGTCGGCTTCGGCGCGTCGGGCCGCAACGGCGGCCAGATCGTCAACAGCTATAGCCGCGACATCGACGTCATCGAACGCACCGTTGGCCCCAAGCAGGCGCAACTGCTGGGCCATATGGCCTTCGAAGGCGGCCGCATCATTCGTGAGCGCGTGGCCAAATACAACATCCAGTGCGACCTGAAAGACGGTGGCGTGTTCGCCGCCATCACCAGCAAGCAGATGGGCCACCTGGAGTCGCAAAAGCGCCTGTGGGAACGTTTTGGCCACAATCAGCTGGAGCTGATGGACCAGAAGCGCATCCGCGAAGTGGTTGCCTGTGACAGTTACGTCGGCGGCATGCTCGACATGAGCGGCGGCCACATCCACCCATTGAACCTGGCCTTGGGCGAAGCGGCTGCAGTCGAGTCGCTGGGTGGCATCATCTATGAACAAACCCCGGCGGTACGCATCGAACGTGGTGCCAACCCGGTCGTTCACACCCCGCAGGGCAAAGTCCGCGCCAAGTTCATCATCGTTGCCGGCAACGCCTACCTGGGCAACCTGGTGCCAGAGCTGGCCGCCAAGTCCATGCCATGCGGCACCCAGGTGATCACCACCGAGCCGCTGGGCGAAGAACTGGCACGCACCCTGCTGCCGCAGGACTACTGCGTCGAGGACTGCAACTACCTGCTCGACTACTACCGCCTGACCAGCGACAAGCGCCTGATCTTCGGCGGTGGCGTGGTGTACGGCGCGCGTGACCCGGCCAACATCGAGGCGATCATCCGTCCGAAGATGCTCAAGGCCTTCCCGCAGCTGAAGAACGTGAAGATCGATTACGCCTGGACCGGCAACTTCCTGCTGACCCTGTCGCGCCTGCCACAGGTTGGCCGTATCGGCGACAACATCTATTACTCGCAGGGTTGCTCGGGCCACGGCGTGACCTACACCCACCTGGCGGGCAAGGTACTGGCCGAAGCCCTGCGCGGCCAGGCGGAGCGTTTCGACGCCTTCGCCGGCCTGCCGCACTACCCATTCCCGGGTGGCCAGATGCTGCGCGTGCCGTTCAGCGCCATCGGTGCCTGGTACTACAGCCTGCGCGATCGTCTGGGCTTCTGA
- a CDS encoding SPOR domain-containing protein, translating into MRKLAVVMAVLALAGCENEVEGVHKQVAEHLHNPKTAKFGNVRIDTQGTICGQVRGKDDAGQYEAYRSYVAIKRDGQYDIIVDDTGNNLRIRELCGGADLQRRAEALADQPAPQGWDVEVVQGANMGALSDMTARLIEKGIPSSVEYRDGKPVVLMGPFPTREEAQARRDEVMAKLGTDSVVIQHGAAR; encoded by the coding sequence GTGCGCAAACTGGCTGTGGTAATGGCAGTGCTCGCCCTGGCGGGCTGTGAGAACGAGGTCGAAGGCGTGCACAAGCAGGTGGCCGAACACTTGCACAACCCCAAGACTGCCAAGTTCGGCAACGTACGGATCGACACCCAGGGCACCATTTGCGGCCAGGTCCGCGGCAAGGACGATGCCGGGCAATACGAAGCCTATCGCAGCTATGTGGCGATCAAGCGCGATGGCCAGTACGACATCATCGTCGACGACACCGGCAACAACCTGCGTATCCGCGAGCTTTGCGGCGGTGCCGACCTGCAGCGACGTGCCGAAGCGCTCGCCGACCAGCCGGCGCCCCAGGGTTGGGATGTGGAAGTGGTGCAGGGCGCCAACATGGGCGCGCTGAGCGACATGACCGCACGGCTGATCGAGAAGGGCATCCCATCTTCGGTGGAGTACCGCGACGGCAAGCCGGTGGTGCTGATGGGGCCGTTCCCGACCCGCGAAGAGGCCCAGGCGCGCCGGGACGAGGTGATGGCCAAGCTGGGTACCGATTCGGTGGTCATTCAGCACGGCGCAGCACGCTAA